Proteins from a single region of Bradyrhizobium diazoefficiens:
- the gap gene encoding type I glyceraldehyde-3-phosphate dehydrogenase, translated as MAVRVGINGFGRIGRNVLRAIAESGRKDIEVVGINDLGPVETNAHLLRFDSVHGRFPGTVTVDGDSISLGNGKIKVTAERDPSKLPWKDLGVDIALECTGIFTAKDKASAHLTAGAKRVLVSAPADGADATIVYGVNHDTLTRDHLVVSNGSCTTNCLAPIAKVLNDLVGIETGFMTTIHAYTGDQPTLDTLHKDLYRGRAAAMSMIPTSTGAAKAIGLVLPELKGKLDGVAIRVPTPNVSVVDLKIVAKRATDPKEINEAMKRASEQQLKGVLAYTTAPNVSIDFNHDPHSSTFHMDQTKVQNGTLVRVMSWYDNEWGFSNRMADTAVAMSKVL; from the coding sequence ATGGCAGTCCGCGTCGGAATTAACGGTTTTGGCCGCATCGGCCGCAACGTGCTGCGTGCTATCGCCGAGTCCGGTCGCAAGGACATCGAGGTCGTCGGCATCAATGATCTCGGCCCGGTCGAGACCAACGCCCATCTCCTCCGCTTCGACAGCGTCCACGGCCGCTTTCCCGGCACCGTGACTGTCGACGGCGACTCGATCAGCCTCGGCAACGGCAAGATCAAGGTGACCGCCGAGCGCGATCCCTCGAAGCTGCCCTGGAAGGATCTCGGCGTCGACATCGCGCTGGAATGCACCGGCATCTTCACCGCCAAGGACAAGGCCTCCGCGCATCTGACCGCCGGCGCCAAGCGCGTGCTGGTCTCCGCGCCCGCCGACGGCGCCGACGCCACCATCGTCTACGGCGTCAACCACGACACGCTGACCAGGGATCATTTGGTCGTCTCCAACGGCTCCTGCACCACCAACTGCCTCGCGCCGATTGCGAAGGTGCTGAACGACCTCGTCGGCATCGAGACCGGCTTCATGACCACGATCCATGCCTATACAGGCGACCAGCCGACGCTGGACACGCTGCACAAGGATCTCTACCGCGGCCGCGCCGCCGCGATGTCGATGATCCCGACCTCGACCGGTGCCGCCAAGGCGATCGGCCTGGTGCTGCCCGAGCTGAAGGGCAAGCTCGACGGCGTCGCGATCCGCGTGCCGACCCCGAACGTCTCGGTCGTCGATCTCAAGATCGTCGCCAAGCGCGCCACCGATCCGAAGGAAATCAACGAGGCGATGAAGCGCGCCTCCGAGCAGCAGCTCAAGGGCGTCCTCGCCTACACCACGGCGCCGAACGTCTCGATCGACTTCAACCACGACCCGCACTCGTCCACCTTCCACATGGACCAGACCAAGGTGCAGAACGGCACGCTGGTGCGCGTGATGTCCTGGTACGACAACGAGTGGGGCTTCTCGAACCGCATGGCCGACACCGCCGTCGCGATGTCGAAGGTGCTCTAA
- the tkt gene encoding transketolase, giving the protein MTQVDHNRMANAIRGLSMDAVEKAKSGHPGLPMGAADMATVLFTQFLKFDATATDWPDRDRFVLSAGHGSMLLYSLLYLTGNTAMTLDQLKQFRQLGGLTPGHPENFHTKGVETTTGPLGQGISTAVGMALAEKMLAAEFGKKIVDHHTYVLASDGDLMEGVSQEAIAMAGHWKLNKMIVLYDDNGISIDGPTSISDSVDQVKRFKSAGWAAEKIDGHDQAAIAAAITRAQKSNKPTLIACRTTIGFGAPHKAGTAKAHGEALGADELKAAKENLGISLEPFSVPDDVLKAWRAAGSRGAAARQEWEGRLGELGSRKRAEFERRLRHERPASLAKAVRAYKKELLEKPMTAATRKSSEAVIEVIAGAMPMEFLAGSADLTGSNNNKAKSATAFSAKTPKGRFIHYGIREHGMCAAMNGIFLHGGFAPNGATFLVFTDYARPAMRLAALMGNGVVYVMTHDSIGLGEDGPTHQPVEHLAALRAIPNMRVFRPCDAMEVAECWELALNRLDGPTVLALTRQNLPQLRTTAPNDNPCQQGAYELVAAQGEAKATLFASGSEVEIAVAAQKQLAERGIPSRVVSVPSLELLLAQPEAKRAAIIGNAPVKVAIEAAVRWGWDAVIGQDGEFIGMHSFGASAPAKDLFKHFGITAEAAVNAVLKRVS; this is encoded by the coding sequence ATGACGCAAGTCGACCACAACCGCATGGCCAACGCGATCCGTGGCCTCTCGATGGACGCTGTCGAGAAGGCGAAATCGGGCCACCCTGGCCTGCCGATGGGCGCCGCCGACATGGCCACGGTGCTGTTCACGCAATTCCTGAAATTCGATGCCACCGCCACCGACTGGCCGGACCGCGACCGCTTCGTGCTCTCGGCCGGCCATGGCTCGATGCTGCTCTACTCGTTGCTGTACTTGACCGGCAACACCGCCATGACGCTGGACCAGCTCAAGCAATTCCGCCAGCTCGGCGGGCTGACACCGGGTCATCCCGAGAACTTCCACACCAAGGGCGTCGAGACCACCACCGGCCCGCTCGGCCAGGGCATCTCGACGGCGGTCGGCATGGCGCTCGCCGAGAAGATGCTCGCCGCCGAGTTCGGCAAGAAGATCGTCGACCACCACACCTATGTGCTCGCCTCCGACGGCGACCTGATGGAAGGTGTGTCGCAGGAAGCGATCGCGATGGCCGGGCACTGGAAGCTCAACAAGATGATCGTGCTCTACGACGACAACGGCATCTCGATCGACGGTCCGACCTCCATCTCGGACTCCGTCGACCAGGTCAAGCGCTTCAAGTCGGCCGGCTGGGCCGCCGAGAAGATCGACGGCCATGACCAGGCCGCGATCGCGGCTGCGATCACCCGCGCGCAAAAATCCAACAAGCCGACGCTGATCGCCTGCCGCACCACCATCGGCTTCGGCGCGCCGCATAAGGCCGGCACCGCGAAGGCGCATGGCGAGGCGCTCGGCGCCGACGAGCTCAAGGCCGCCAAGGAAAACCTCGGCATCTCGCTGGAGCCGTTCTCGGTACCGGATGACGTGCTGAAGGCGTGGCGCGCGGCCGGCTCCCGCGGCGCAGCCGCTCGGCAGGAATGGGAAGGTCGGCTCGGCGAGCTCGGCAGCCGCAAGCGCGCCGAGTTCGAGCGCCGCCTGCGCCACGAACGTCCGGCATCGCTCGCAAAGGCCGTGCGCGCGTACAAGAAGGAGCTCTTGGAAAAGCCGATGACTGCGGCCACCCGCAAGTCGTCGGAAGCCGTGATCGAGGTGATTGCCGGTGCGATGCCGATGGAATTCCTCGCCGGCTCGGCCGACCTCACCGGCTCCAACAACAACAAGGCGAAGTCGGCCACCGCCTTCTCCGCCAAGACGCCGAAGGGCCGCTTCATCCATTACGGGATCCGTGAGCACGGCATGTGTGCCGCAATGAACGGCATCTTCCTGCACGGCGGCTTTGCGCCGAACGGCGCGACCTTCCTGGTGTTCACCGACTATGCGCGTCCCGCCATGCGGCTTGCCGCGCTAATGGGCAACGGCGTCGTCTACGTCATGACGCACGACTCCATCGGCCTCGGCGAAGACGGCCCGACCCACCAGCCGGTCGAGCATCTCGCGGCGCTTCGCGCCATTCCGAACATGCGCGTGTTTCGTCCCTGCGATGCTATGGAGGTCGCCGAGTGCTGGGAGCTCGCGCTCAACCGCCTCGACGGCCCGACCGTGCTGGCGCTGACGCGGCAGAACCTGCCGCAGCTCCGCACCACCGCGCCGAACGACAATCCCTGCCAGCAGGGCGCCTACGAGCTGGTCGCAGCCCAGGGCGAAGCCAAGGCGACGCTGTTCGCCTCCGGCTCCGAGGTCGAGATCGCGGTGGCCGCCCAGAAGCAGCTCGCCGAGCGCGGCATCCCGTCGCGGGTGGTCTCGGTGCCCTCGCTCGAGCTGTTGTTAGCGCAACCAGAGGCCAAGCGTGCCGCCATCATCGGCAATGCGCCGGTGAAGGTCGCGATCGAGGCCGCCGTGCGCTGGGGCTGGGATGCCGTGATCGGCCAGGATGGCGAATTTATCGGCATGCATTCCTTCGGCGCCAGCGCGCCGGCGAAGGACCTTTTCAAGCATTTCGGCATTACCGCCGAGGCTGCGGTCAACGCCGTGCTGAAGCGCGTTTCCTGA
- a CDS encoding DUF4164 domain-containing protein, with product MNDRVSNSSAMTESSAVEIEIATRRLTAALDALESAVERRREADRDENELATRIQALGADRSRLADELDGALVKARKLERTNREISDRLDSAIVTIRSVLDTGEDG from the coding sequence ATGAACGATCGCGTATCCAACAGCTCTGCCATGACGGAGTCCTCTGCCGTCGAGATCGAGATCGCGACCCGCAGGCTCACGGCGGCGCTCGATGCGCTTGAAAGCGCGGTCGAGCGACGGCGCGAGGCCGATCGCGACGAGAACGAGCTCGCGACGCGAATCCAGGCGCTGGGCGCGGATCGCTCGCGGCTTGCCGACGAGCTCGACGGCGCACTGGTGAAGGCGCGCAAGCTCGAGCGCACCAATCGCGAAATCTCCGATCGGCTCGATTCCGCGATCGTCACGATACGCTCGGTGCTCGATACCGGAGAGGACGGATGA
- a CDS encoding cell division protein ZapA gives MSHINVTINARQYRMACEEGQEVRLLKLAESLETRIQSLRGKFGEIGDARLTVMAALTVCDELVDAGNRIRSLEQELTELRDFRNAAVERARMTQVAVVNALNAAAERIEKSTQVLNRTVGNGIAIG, from the coding sequence ATGAGTCACATCAACGTCACCATCAACGCCCGGCAATACCGCATGGCCTGCGAGGAGGGCCAGGAGGTCCGGCTGTTGAAGCTCGCCGAAAGCTTGGAGACGCGGATTCAGTCGCTGCGCGGAAAATTCGGCGAGATCGGCGATGCGCGCCTCACCGTGATGGCGGCGCTGACCGTCTGCGACGAACTGGTCGACGCCGGCAACCGCATCCGCAGCCTGGAGCAGGAGCTGACCGAACTGCGGGATTTCCGCAATGCGGCCGTGGAGCGCGCCCGAATGACGCAGGTCGCTGTGGTCAACGCGCTGAACGCAGCGGCCGAGCGTATCGAGAAATCGACCCAGGTCCTGAACCGAACCGTCGGCAACGGAATCGCAATCGGCTGA
- a CDS encoding 5-formyltetrahydrofolate cyclo-ligase: MTNTKSELRAKALAKRDALSEKKRTTAAIKLAKRGLPFNLLPDSIVSGYSPIRSEIDPAPLMKMLAEQGAKLALPCVTARGQALVFRIFHPNDRLMLGPLGIPEPSPAASEVIPDVMLTPLAAFDRLGHRIGYGAGHYDHTFAHLRKAKNIIGIGLAFAAQEIEAVPALSHDVALDYVLTESDVFDFRSSEVAHSLRG, encoded by the coding sequence ATGACCAACACCAAATCCGAACTCCGCGCCAAAGCTCTCGCGAAACGCGACGCGCTGAGCGAAAAGAAGCGCACCACGGCCGCCATCAAACTCGCCAAACGCGGGCTGCCGTTCAACCTCTTGCCGGACAGCATCGTCTCCGGATACTCGCCGATCCGCAGCGAGATCGATCCGGCGCCGCTAATGAAGATGTTGGCCGAGCAGGGCGCGAAGCTGGCGCTGCCCTGCGTCACCGCGCGCGGCCAGGCGCTGGTCTTCCGCATCTTCCATCCGAACGATCGCCTGATGCTTGGCCCGCTCGGCATTCCCGAGCCGTCGCCGGCAGCAAGCGAAGTCATCCCCGACGTCATGCTGACGCCGCTCGCCGCCTTCGACCGTCTCGGCCACCGCATCGGCTATGGCGCCGGGCATTACGACCACACCTTCGCGCATCTGCGCAAAGCCAAGAACATCATCGGCATCGGGCTTGCTTTTGCAGCGCAGGAGATCGAGGCGGTTCCGGCACTATCGCACGACGTAGCGCTGGATTATGTGCTAACGGAATCGGACGTGTTCGATTTCCGGAGTTCTGAAGTTGCGCATTCTCTTCGTGGGTGA
- a CDS encoding TIGR00282 family metallophosphoesterase: MRILFVGDVVGRAGREAVAEYLPGMVKDWSLDFVVVNGENSAGGFGITEAIYQEFLEAGADAVTLGNHSWDQREALVFIERADRLVRPANYPRGTPGRGAALVETKNGKHALVVNALGRVFMTPFDDPFAALERELGACPLGVAADAIVVDFHCEASSEKQGIGFFCDGRASLVVGTHTHVPTADHQILSGGTAYMTDAGMTGDYDSIIGMQKEEPLRRFTSGIPSGRFEPAAGVATLSGVAVETDDATGLALRIAPVRMGGRLEPTTPRFWLS, from the coding sequence TTGCGCATTCTCTTCGTGGGTGATGTCGTTGGCCGTGCGGGCCGCGAGGCCGTCGCCGAATATCTGCCCGGCATGGTCAAGGACTGGTCGCTCGATTTCGTCGTCGTCAACGGCGAGAATTCGGCCGGCGGCTTCGGCATCACGGAAGCGATCTATCAGGAATTTCTCGAGGCCGGCGCCGACGCGGTGACGCTCGGCAATCATTCCTGGGACCAGCGCGAAGCGCTCGTGTTCATCGAGCGCGCTGACCGCCTGGTGCGTCCCGCAAACTATCCGCGCGGCACGCCCGGCCGCGGCGCGGCGCTGGTCGAGACCAAGAACGGCAAGCACGCCCTCGTCGTCAACGCGCTCGGCCGTGTCTTCATGACCCCGTTCGACGATCCCTTCGCAGCGCTCGAGCGGGAGCTCGGTGCCTGTCCGCTCGGCGTTGCCGCCGACGCCATCGTCGTCGACTTCCATTGCGAGGCGAGCAGCGAAAAGCAGGGCATCGGCTTCTTCTGCGACGGCCGCGCCAGCCTCGTCGTCGGCACGCATACGCATGTGCCCACCGCCGATCACCAGATTCTATCGGGCGGCACCGCCTACATGACGGATGCTGGCATGACCGGCGACTACGACTCCATCATCGGCATGCAGAAGGAAGAGCCGCTGCGGCGGTTCACGTCGGGGATTCCGTCGGGGCGGTTCGAGCCGGCGGCGGGCGTGGCGACGCTCAGCGGCGTCGCGGTGGAAACGGATGATGCGACTGGCCTCGCACTGCGGATTGCGCCGGTACGCATGGGCGGAAGGCTGGAGCCGACCACGCCGAGGTTTTGGCTGAGCTGA
- a CDS encoding methyl-accepting chemotaxis protein, translated as MSVAQLAVLDTGSNRTLAERLIDQLADRIGGLGVELADIAGNVQEVATRVANQSDRFHHLQKTAETMVSANRDIANASQAVQTTTSAAVGEIAQSRSAVDTAVSHIAELVAAVERIEARLSAVGSALAQVAKVSGSIEAIAKQTNLLALNATIEAARAGNAGRGFAVVASEVKNLAEATRQATHQISDTVRDLDGQIEGLIGESSDASQRAKTAGEGAQQMSGIISRVQQGFASVEAEIGSVTRAATSNLGHCDTVISELNELAKGVDLSSRDLRSADQRVTKLLDTSEGLIALIADSGVETSDAPLIRVVVDTAKRISAEFEAAIGRGEITLDQLMDENYREIADTNPKQYLTNYVTFTDRVLPAIQDPIQKSDPRIVFCVAWAKGGYLPTHNPNYRLPQGKDPVWNNANCRNRRLFTDRAVKKVAVNTKPFLLQTYRRDMGGGQFVLMKDLSSPIMVRGKHWGAFRMGFRQG; from the coding sequence ATGTCCGTTGCACAACTTGCCGTATTGGACACCGGCTCCAACCGGACGCTGGCCGAACGACTGATCGACCAGCTCGCCGACCGCATCGGCGGCCTCGGCGTCGAGCTTGCGGACATTGCCGGCAACGTCCAGGAGGTCGCTACCCGCGTCGCCAACCAGTCGGACCGGTTCCACCACCTCCAGAAGACCGCCGAGACGATGGTCTCGGCCAACCGCGACATCGCCAACGCATCGCAGGCGGTGCAAACGACCACTTCGGCCGCAGTCGGCGAGATCGCGCAGTCGCGCAGCGCAGTCGACACCGCTGTCAGCCATATCGCCGAGCTCGTCGCGGCCGTGGAGCGGATCGAAGCGCGGCTGAGTGCCGTCGGTTCCGCGCTGGCGCAAGTGGCAAAAGTCTCCGGCTCGATCGAGGCGATCGCCAAGCAAACCAATCTGCTTGCGCTGAACGCAACAATCGAAGCCGCGCGCGCCGGCAATGCCGGACGCGGCTTTGCGGTGGTCGCAAGCGAGGTCAAGAACCTCGCGGAAGCCACCCGGCAGGCCACGCACCAGATCTCCGACACCGTGCGTGATCTCGACGGCCAGATCGAAGGCCTGATCGGCGAGAGCAGCGATGCCTCGCAGCGTGCGAAGACCGCCGGCGAAGGCGCCCAGCAGATGTCGGGCATCATCTCGCGCGTCCAGCAGGGCTTTGCCTCGGTGGAGGCCGAGATCGGCAGCGTCACGCGCGCGGCGACATCCAATCTCGGGCATTGTGACACCGTCATCAGCGAGCTCAACGAGCTCGCCAAGGGTGTCGACCTCTCCTCGCGCGATCTCAGGAGCGCCGATCAGCGCGTGACAAAACTGCTCGATACGTCCGAGGGCCTGATCGCACTGATCGCCGACAGCGGTGTGGAGACGTCGGATGCGCCGCTGATCCGCGTCGTCGTCGACACCGCCAAGCGGATTTCGGCCGAGTTCGAGGCCGCGATTGGGCGCGGCGAGATCACGCTCGACCAACTCATGGACGAAAACTACCGGGAAATCGCCGACACCAATCCCAAGCAATATCTCACCAACTACGTCACGTTCACTGACCGCGTGCTGCCCGCGATCCAGGACCCGATCCAGAAATCCGACCCCCGCATCGTGTTCTGCGTCGCCTGGGCCAAGGGCGGCTATTTGCCGACGCATAATCCGAACTACCGCCTGCCGCAGGGCAAGGACCCGGTGTGGAATAACGCCAACTGCCGCAACCGCCGCCTGTTCACCGATCGCGCGGTCAAGAAGGTCGCGGTCAACACAAAACCCTTCCTGCTCCAGACCTATCGCCGCGACATGGGCGGCGGGCAGTTCGTGCTGATGAAGGACCTGTCGTCGCCGATCATGGTCCGCGGCAAGCATTGGGGCGCGTTCCGGATGGGATTCCGGCAGGGCTGA
- a CDS encoding methyl-accepting chemotaxis protein — protein sequence MAFALFRKRLPDMAVPAAAPQPVQPASAPVPAADADSAREVLELLELELGAMIRQLERAANSVAGGAEATAATLADIRQRTDALTGQTNAAQSNASSFAHAADKFTQSAQGIGAQVREAGRLADQASEAAQEARANVDRLRESSAAIGNVVNLIAQIARQTTLLALNSTIEAARAGAAGKGFAVVATEVKALAVQTQGATEEISKKIDALQRDAAGSADAVHRISQAIEAIRPVFDTVNGAVAEQNATTSEVSGNATSASEFIISVGESAAEIGAATKAAETHGENVASAGKAVTTFAQKLKARCAVLLKQSEHDDRRKTERLPCHLKFESARGVLPVYEIAMDGVLIGGADASRLAPQAIIDGTLEEVGACRLRVVEQAKAGAVTQFVSPNAELREKIEDKLWSIHEENTEFVTRAMEAGTALTRIFEQALARGEVRMDDLFDTDYVEIAGTNPQQYRTKYLDWADRALPPFLEAFLAREPRMAFCAVVDRNGFLPVHNKIYSHPQRPGDAAWNTANCRNRRIFNDPAGLAAARNLRSYLIQSYARDMGNGNTVMMREIDVPIRVQGRHWGGFRTAYKL from the coding sequence ATGGCGTTCGCATTATTTCGGAAGCGTCTGCCAGACATGGCTGTCCCAGCGGCAGCTCCGCAGCCTGTGCAGCCGGCGTCCGCGCCCGTTCCGGCCGCTGATGCCGATTCGGCCCGGGAAGTCCTGGAACTGCTGGAACTCGAGCTCGGCGCCATGATCCGCCAGCTCGAGCGCGCCGCCAATTCGGTTGCCGGCGGCGCCGAGGCAACGGCGGCAACGCTTGCGGATATCCGCCAGCGCACCGACGCGCTGACCGGGCAGACCAATGCCGCGCAGTCCAATGCCTCCAGCTTTGCCCATGCCGCCGACAAGTTCACCCAATCCGCGCAAGGCATCGGCGCGCAGGTCCGCGAGGCCGGCAGGCTCGCCGATCAGGCCAGCGAAGCGGCCCAGGAAGCGCGCGCCAATGTCGACCGCCTGCGCGAGTCCTCCGCGGCGATCGGCAACGTCGTCAATCTGATCGCCCAGATCGCGCGGCAGACCACCCTGCTCGCGCTCAACTCGACCATCGAGGCCGCACGTGCCGGCGCTGCGGGCAAAGGCTTTGCTGTGGTTGCCACCGAGGTCAAGGCGCTCGCGGTGCAGACCCAGGGCGCGACGGAGGAGATCTCCAAAAAGATCGACGCGCTCCAGCGCGACGCCGCAGGCTCCGCGGACGCGGTGCACCGCATCTCGCAGGCCATCGAGGCGATCCGCCCTGTGTTCGATACCGTCAACGGCGCCGTGGCTGAGCAGAACGCCACCACCAGCGAGGTCTCCGGCAACGCGACCAGCGCGTCGGAGTTCATCATCTCGGTCGGCGAGAGCGCGGCCGAGATCGGCGCGGCGACCAAGGCCGCTGAGACCCATGGCGAGAACGTTGCTAGCGCCGGCAAGGCGGTGACGACCTTCGCGCAGAAGCTGAAAGCGCGCTGCGCCGTGCTGCTGAAGCAGAGCGAGCACGACGACCGTCGCAAGACCGAGCGGTTGCCCTGCCATCTCAAATTCGAGAGTGCGCGCGGCGTGTTGCCGGTCTACGAGATCGCCATGGATGGCGTATTGATCGGAGGTGCGGACGCGAGCCGGCTTGCGCCGCAGGCCATCATCGACGGTACCCTCGAAGAGGTCGGCGCTTGCCGTTTGCGCGTGGTCGAGCAAGCCAAGGCCGGCGCCGTCACTCAATTCGTCAGCCCCAATGCCGAGCTGCGCGAGAAGATCGAAGACAAGCTCTGGTCGATCCACGAGGAGAACACGGAGTTCGTCACGCGCGCGATGGAGGCGGGCACCGCGCTGACCAGGATATTCGAGCAGGCGCTGGCGCGCGGGGAGGTCAGGATGGATGACCTCTTCGACACGGATTATGTCGAGATCGCCGGCACCAATCCGCAGCAATACCGCACAAAATATCTGGACTGGGCCGACCGCGCGCTGCCGCCGTTCCTGGAAGCCTTTCTCGCCAGGGAACCACGCATGGCGTTCTGCGCCGTGGTCGACCGCAACGGCTTCCTGCCGGTCCACAACAAGATCTATTCGCATCCGCAGCGGCCGGGCGATGCCGCCTGGAACACGGCCAATTGCCGCAACCGGCGCATCTTCAACGATCCGGCGGGGTTGGCTGCCGCGCGCAATCTGCGCTCGTATCTGATTCAGAGCTATGCGCGCGACATGGGCAACGGCAACACGGTGATGATGCGCGAGATCGACGTCCCGATCCGCGTGCAAGGACGGCACTGGGGTGGATTCCGCACGGCTTACAAGCTGTAG
- a CDS encoding YebC/PmpR family DNA-binding transcriptional regulator, with translation MAGHSQFKNIMHRKGRQDAQKSKLFGKLAREITVAAKLGTPDPNMNPRLRAAVIAARQENMPKDNIERAIKKALGSDSENYDEIRYEGYGPGGVAVIIEALTDNRNRAASDIRSFFTKSGGNLGETGSVSFMFDRTGIIEYDRSVADDDSMLDAAIEAGADDVVSGEGGHEIYASTDSYRDVAKALEAKFGEPRKAALIWKPQNTVAVDDETGEKLLKLMDLLNEHDDVQNVYANFEISDALVAKMGG, from the coding sequence ATGGCCGGACATTCCCAATTCAAGAACATCATGCACCGCAAGGGGCGGCAGGATGCCCAGAAGTCGAAGCTGTTCGGCAAGCTGGCGCGGGAAATCACTGTCGCGGCCAAGCTGGGGACACCCGACCCCAATATGAATCCCCGCCTGCGCGCCGCCGTGATCGCCGCGCGGCAGGAGAACATGCCGAAAGACAATATCGAGCGCGCCATCAAGAAGGCGCTCGGGAGCGACAGCGAGAACTATGACGAGATCCGCTACGAGGGCTACGGCCCGGGCGGCGTCGCCGTCATCATCGAGGCCCTGACCGACAACCGCAACCGTGCCGCCTCCGACATCCGCTCCTTCTTCACCAAATCCGGCGGCAATCTCGGCGAAACCGGCTCGGTCTCCTTCATGTTCGACCGCACCGGCATCATCGAATACGACCGCAGCGTCGCCGACGACGATTCGATGCTCGATGCCGCGATCGAGGCCGGCGCCGACGACGTGGTCTCGGGTGAAGGCGGCCACGAGATCTATGCCTCGACCGACAGCTATCGCGACGTTGCCAAAGCGCTGGAAGCCAAATTCGGCGAGCCGCGCAAGGCCGCGCTGATCTGGAAGCCGCAGAACACCGTCGCGGTCGACGACGAGACCGGCGAGAAGCTGTTGAAGCTGATGGACCTGCTCAACGAGCACGACGACGTCCAGAACGTCTACGCCAATTTCGAGATTTCGGACGCGCTGGTCGCGAAGATGGGCGGGTAA
- the ruvC gene encoding crossover junction endodeoxyribonuclease RuvC, with the protein MIVLPIRQPVRIIGIDPGLRRTGWGVIEADGNRLIYVACGSVEPPDDVPLSSRLLAIHEGLAAVLSSHQPMEAAVEQTFVNKDGVATLKLGQARGVAMLAPAMFGISVAEYAPNQVKKTVVGAGHADKQQIAMMLKILLPKAEPSSADAADALAIAITHAHHRQSTALRLKVAGL; encoded by the coding sequence ATGATCGTGCTCCCGATTCGCCAACCCGTTCGCATTATCGGCATTGACCCCGGCCTGCGTCGCACCGGTTGGGGCGTCATCGAAGCCGACGGCAATCGTCTGATCTACGTTGCCTGCGGTTCGGTAGAACCGCCGGACGATGTGCCGCTGTCAAGCCGGCTGCTGGCCATCCATGAGGGACTCGCGGCTGTTCTCTCCAGCCACCAGCCGATGGAAGCCGCCGTCGAGCAGACCTTCGTCAACAAGGACGGTGTCGCGACGCTGAAGCTCGGCCAGGCCCGCGGCGTCGCCATGCTGGCGCCTGCGATGTTCGGCATCAGTGTCGCCGAATACGCGCCGAACCAGGTCAAGAAGACGGTGGTCGGCGCCGGCCATGCCGACAAGCAACAGATCGCAATGATGCTGAAGATATTGCTGCCCAAGGCCGAGCCGTCGTCAGCCGACGCCGCCGACGCGCTCGCCATCGCAATTACCCACGCCCATCACCGCCAGAGCACCGCGCTCAGGCTGAAGGTGGCCGGGCTATGA
- the ruvA gene encoding Holliday junction branch migration protein RuvA, which yields MIGKLKGLIDSYGEDYVLLDVGGIGYQVHCSARTLQHLPSPGDAAVLSIETYVREDQIKLFGFRTDQEREWFRLLQTVQGVGAKVALAVLGTLPPADLANAIALRDKAAVARTPGVGPKVAERIVTELKDKAPAFANVDPAVVHLAGAVDDQRAPRPVADAISALVNLGYGQPQAAAAIAAASRSAGENAETAQLIRLGLKELAK from the coding sequence ATGATCGGCAAGCTCAAGGGCCTGATCGATTCCTACGGCGAGGACTATGTTCTCCTCGACGTCGGCGGCATCGGCTATCAGGTGCATTGCTCGGCGCGGACGCTGCAGCATCTGCCTTCGCCCGGCGACGCCGCCGTGCTGTCGATCGAGACTTATGTCCGCGAGGACCAGATCAAACTGTTCGGCTTCCGCACCGACCAGGAGCGCGAATGGTTTCGTCTGCTCCAGACCGTACAGGGCGTCGGCGCCAAAGTCGCGCTCGCCGTACTCGGCACGCTGCCGCCGGCCGATCTCGCCAACGCAATTGCCTTGCGCGACAAGGCCGCGGTGGCGCGCACGCCCGGCGTCGGCCCGAAGGTCGCCGAGCGCATCGTCACCGAGCTGAAGGACAAGGCGCCGGCTTTCGCCAATGTCGATCCCGCCGTCGTGCATCTCGCCGGTGCCGTCGACGATCAGCGCGCGCCGCGGCCCGTGGCGGACGCAATCTCCGCGCTGGTCAACCTCGGCTATGGCCAGCCGCAGGCGGCTGCGGCGATCGCCGCGGCCTCGCGCAGCGCCGGTGAGAACGCGGAAACAGCGCAGCTGATCCGACTCGGGCTGAAGGAACTGGCGAAGTGA